Proteins from a genomic interval of Helicobacter pylori Shi112:
- a CDS encoding HpaA family protein, which yields MERSLIFKKVRVYSKMLVALGLSSVLVGCAMNPSAETKTQNDAKNQQPVQTHERMKTSSEYVTPLDFNYAIHIVQAPQNHHIVGILAPRIQVSDNLKPYIDKFQDALANQIQTIFEKRGYQVLRFQDEKALSAQDKRKIFSVLDLKGWVGILEDLKMNLKDPNNPNLDTLVDQSSGSVWFNFYEPESNRVVHDFAVEVGTFQAMTYTYKHSNSGGLNSSNSIIHEDLEKNKEDAIHKILNRMYAVVMKKAVTELTEENIAKYREAIDKMKGFKSSMPQKK from the coding sequence ATGGAGCGTTCGCTTATTTTTAAAAAGGTTAGAGTTTATTCTAAAATGTTGGTTGCTTTAGGGCTTTCAAGCGTGTTGGTTGGTTGCGCGATGAATCCAAGCGCTGAAACAAAAACACAAAATGACGCCAAAAATCAACAACCAGTTCAAACTCATGAAAGAATGAAAACAAGCTCTGAATATGTTACGCCGCTAGATTTTAATTATGCGATACATATTGTTCAAGCCCCACAAAACCATCATATTGTAGGTATTTTAGCGCCACGCATTCAAGTGAGCGATAATCTAAAACCCTATATTGATAAGTTTCAAGACGCTTTGGCCAATCAAATCCAAACTATTTTTGAAAAAAGAGGCTATCAAGTGTTGCGTTTTCAAGATGAAAAAGCTTTAAGCGCGCAAGATAAGAGAAAGATTTTTTCCGTTTTGGATTTGAAAGGGTGGGTAGGAATCTTAGAAGATTTGAAAATGAATTTAAAAGATCCCAATAATCCTAATTTAGACACGCTAGTGGATCAAAGCTCAGGCTCTGTGTGGTTTAATTTTTATGAGCCAGAAAGCAATCGTGTAGTCCATGATTTTGCTGTGGAAGTGGGAACTTTTCAGGCAATGACCTACACTTACAAACATAGTAATTCTGGGGGGCTTAATTCTTCAAACAGCATTATCCATGAAGATTTAGAGAAGAATAAAGAAGATGCGATCCATAAGATCTTAAACAGAATGTATGCCGTTGTCATGAAAAAAGCTGTAACAGAACTTACAGAAGAAAATATTGCCAAATACAGAGAGGCGATTGATAAAATGAAAGGGTTTAAAAGTTCTATGCCTCAAAAAAAGTAG
- a CDS encoding potassium channel family protein yields MFEKLKFFKIKKDDENQPEVNLNSEIYEQFKVFRLPLILIQLLVLLGTLGYFALENYSLMQAFFQTTYTMTATGFGALNESQFGPISIFLTSILMFFGAGIIAFSVAILVSVVNKGTLTRLIKEKGMIYKIARLKDHYVICYHNEYTIELSKQFRSAQIPFVVVDNDPSFEEEAIKHKYPYYIIGDPHTNLAMLKTHLSSARGVVALSKTLPVNVALMVSVRLFEKELKRKPYYIIASAHSDEGLEKLKKLGADMVVSPTKLMAQRVSAMAVRPDMENILERFINKKDTLLDLEEVIVPKTSWLVLRKLKEAHFREIAKAFVIGITQKDGKYIPMPDGETIIASESKLLMVGTSEGVATCKQLIANHQRPKEVDYISL; encoded by the coding sequence TTGTTTGAAAAGTTGAAATTTTTTAAAATCAAAAAAGACGATGAAAATCAGCCAGAAGTCAATTTAAATTCTGAAATCTATGAGCAATTTAAGGTCTTTAGACTCCCACTTATTTTAATCCAATTACTCGTGCTTTTAGGCACTCTAGGATACTTCGCCCTAGAAAATTATAGCCTTATGCAAGCTTTCTTTCAAACGACTTACACCATGACAGCTACAGGGTTTGGCGCTTTAAATGAAAGCCAGTTTGGGCCTATAAGTATTTTTTTAACTTCCATTTTAATGTTTTTTGGGGCAGGAATTATTGCCTTTAGCGTGGCTATTTTAGTTAGCGTGGTCAATAAAGGCACGCTTACCAGATTGATTAAGGAGAAAGGTATGATTTATAAAATCGCGCGCCTTAAGGATCATTATGTGATTTGTTACCACAACGAATACACCATTGAATTGAGCAAGCAGTTCCGCTCCGCTCAGATCCCTTTTGTGGTCGTGGATAATGACCCTAGTTTTGAAGAAGAAGCCATTAAGCACAAATACCCCTACTATATCATAGGCGATCCGCACACCAATTTAGCCATGCTCAAAACCCACTTAAGCAGCGCTAGGGGCGTTGTGGCTTTGTCTAAGACTTTACCGGTGAATGTGGCGTTAATGGTGAGCGTGCGCTTGTTTGAAAAGGAATTAAAGCGCAAACCTTACTACATTATTGCGAGCGCGCATAGCGATGAAGGCTTAGAAAAATTAAAAAAATTAGGGGCTGATATGGTGGTTTCCCCTACAAAACTCATGGCGCAGAGAGTGAGCGCGATGGCGGTGCGTCCGGATATGGAAAATATCTTAGAGCGTTTTATCAATAAAAAAGACACGCTTTTAGACTTAGAAGAAGTGATTGTCCCTAAAACCAGCTGGCTTGTGTTAAGGAAATTAAAAGAAGCCCATTTCAGAGAGATCGCTAAAGCGTTTGTGATTGGTATCACTCAAAAAGATGGCAAATACATCCCCATGCCTGATGGAGAAACGATCATTGCAAGCGAATCCAAGCTATTAATGGTTGGCACTTCAGAAGGCGTTGCAACCTGTAAGCAACTCATCGCTAACCATCAAAGACCCAAAGAAGTGGATTACATTTCCTTGTGA
- the mraY gene encoding phospho-N-acetylmuramoyl-pentapeptide-transferase, with product MLYSLLYGYFNINLFQYLTFRAGLGFFIAFFLTLFLMPKFILWAKAKKANQPISSFVPSHQNKKDTPTMGGIVFVFATIIASVLCASLGNLYVLLGMIVLVGFSFVGFKDDYTKINQQNNAGMSAKMKFGMLFVLSLVVSVLLSLKGLDTFLYAPFLKNPLFEMPTILAVGFWVLVFLSTSNAVNLTDGLDGLASVPSIFTLLSLSIFVYVAGNAEFSKYLLYPKVIDVGELFVISLALVGSLFGFLWYNCNPASVFMGDSGSLALGGFIAYNAIVSHNEILLVLMGSIFVVETLSVILQIGSYKTRKKRLFLMAPIHHHFEQKGWSENKVIVRFWIISMLSNLVALLSLKVR from the coding sequence ATGCTCTATTCTTTACTATATGGCTATTTTAATATCAATCTTTTCCAGTATTTGACCTTTAGAGCAGGGTTAGGGTTTTTCATAGCCTTTTTCCTCACGCTTTTTTTAATGCCTAAATTCATTCTATGGGCCAAGGCTAAAAAGGCTAACCAGCCCATTTCTAGCTTCGTGCCAAGCCACCAGAATAAAAAGGATACCCCTACGATGGGGGGGATTGTTTTTGTTTTTGCAACCATTATTGCGAGCGTGTTGTGCGCGTCTTTGGGTAATCTTTATGTGCTGTTAGGGATGATAGTGTTAGTGGGCTTTAGTTTTGTGGGTTTTAAAGACGATTACACTAAAATCAACCAACAAAATAACGCCGGAATGAGCGCGAAAATGAAATTTGGCATGCTTTTTGTCCTTTCGCTTGTGGTGTCTGTTTTATTGAGCCTTAAGGGGTTAGACACTTTTTTATACGCGCCCTTTTTGAAAAACCCCTTGTTTGAAATGCCCACGATTTTGGCGGTTGGTTTTTGGGTGTTGGTTTTTTTATCCACAAGCAATGCGGTGAATTTGACCGACGGGTTAGACGGCTTAGCGAGCGTGCCTAGCATTTTCACCCTTTTAAGCCTTTCTATCTTTGTGTATGTGGCAGGGAATGCGGAATTTTCTAAATACTTGCTTTATCCTAAAGTCATAGATGTGGGGGAATTGTTTGTTATCTCGCTGGCGTTAGTGGGATCGCTCTTTGGCTTTTTGTGGTATAACTGCAACCCGGCAAGCGTGTTTATGGGCGATAGCGGGAGTTTGGCCTTAGGGGGGTTTATCGCTTATAACGCTATTGTTTCGCATAATGAAATCTTATTGGTTTTAATGGGATCGATTTTCGTGGTAGAAACTTTGTCTGTGATCTTGCAAATAGGGAGCTATAAAACCCGTAAAAAACGCCTTTTTTTAATGGCACCTATCCACCATCATTTTGAGCAAAAGGGCTGGTCAGAAAACAAGGTGATCGTGCGTTTTTGGATCATTTCTATGCTGAGTAATTTAGTCGCTCTTTTAAGCTTGAAGGTGCGTTAA
- a CDS encoding phospholipase A gives MKSILLFMIFVVCQLESKKFSQDNFKVDYNYYLRKQDLHIIKTQNDLSNAWYLPPQKAPKEHSWVDFAKKYLNMMDYLGTYFLPFYHSFTPIFQWYHPNINPYQRNEFKFQISFRVPVFRHILWTKGTLYLAYTQTNWFQIYNDPQSAPMRMINFMPELIYVYPINFEPFGGKIGKFSEIWIGWQHISNGVGGAQCYQPFNKEGNPENQFPGQPVIVKDYNGQKDVRWGGCRSVSAGQRPVFRLVWEKGGLKIMVAYWPYVPYDQSNPNLIDYMGYGNAKIDYRRGRHHFELQLYDIFTQYWRYDRWHGAFRLGYTYRINPFVGIYAQWFNGYGDGLYEYDVFSNRIGVGIRLNP, from the coding sequence ATGAAAAGCATTTTGCTCTTTATGATTTTTGTAGTTTGTCAGTTAGAAAGCAAAAAATTTTCACAAGATAATTTTAAGGTGGATTATAACTACTATTTGCGCAAACAGGATTTGCACATCATTAAAACGCAAAACGATTTGTCCAATGCCTGGTATCTCCCTCCACAAAAAGCCCCCAAAGAACATTCTTGGGTGGATTTTGCTAAAAAATATTTAAACATGATGGATTATCTAGGCACTTATTTTCTGCCTTTTTATCATAGTTTCACTCCCATTTTTCAATGGTACCACCCCAATATCAACCCCTATCAACGCAATGAGTTTAAGTTCCAAATTAGTTTTAGAGTGCCTGTATTTAGGCATATTCTTTGGACTAAAGGCACGCTTTATCTGGCTTACACCCAAACTAACTGGTTTCAAATTTACAATGACCCCCAATCCGCTCCCATGCGAATGATCAATTTCATGCCTGAACTCATTTATGTTTATCCTATCAATTTTGAACCTTTTGGGGGTAAAATAGGGAAATTTTCTGAGATTTGGATAGGTTGGCAGCACATTTCTAATGGCGTGGGAGGCGCGCAATGTTACCAGCCTTTTAATAAAGAAGGCAATCCTGAAAACCAGTTTCCAGGACAACCTGTAATCGTTAAAGATTATAACGGGCAAAAAGATGTGCGCTGGGGGGGGTGTCGTTCGGTGAGCGCGGGGCAACGCCCTGTGTTTCGTTTGGTGTGGGAAAAGGGAGGCTTGAAAATCATGGTCGCTTATTGGCCCTATGTCCCTTATGATCAATCCAACCCTAATTTGATTGATTACATGGGGTATGGTAACGCTAAAATTGATTACAGGAGAGGGCGCCATCATTTTGAATTGCAACTTTATGATATTTTCACGCAATACTGGCGTTATGATCGCTGGCATGGAGCTTTCCGCTTAGGCTATACCTACCGCATTAACCCTTTTGTGGGGATTTATGCGCAGTGGTTTAACGGCTATGGCGATGGTTTGTATGAATACGATGTTTTTTCCAATCGTATAGGGGTAGGAATACGCTTAAACCCTTAA
- the ybgC gene encoding acyl-CoA thioesterase YbgC, with the protein MRCRVYYEDTDSEGVVYHANYLKYCERARSEFFFKQHVLPENEEGVFVIRSIKADFFTPASLGQVLEIRTQIKELRRFFVVLFQEIYCIQNASLEPMKPFKVFASEIKFGFVNRSTYRPIAIPKLFKELFNAV; encoded by the coding sequence ATGCGCTGTAGGGTATATTACGAAGATACCGACTCTGAAGGCGTGGTCTATCATGCGAATTATTTGAAATATTGCGAAAGGGCTAGGAGCGAGTTTTTTTTTAAACAACATGTCTTGCCAGAAAATGAAGAAGGCGTGTTTGTTATCCGCTCTATCAAAGCGGATTTTTTCACCCCCGCAAGCCTTGGGCAGGTCTTAGAAATAAGAACGCAAATTAAAGAATTAAGAAGGTTTTTTGTGGTGCTTTTTCAAGAAATTTATTGTATCCAAAACGCTTCTTTAGAGCCTATGAAGCCTTTTAAAGTCTTTGCTTCAGAAATCAAGTTTGGCTTTGTCAATCGCTCCACATACAGACCTATTGCCATTCCTAAGTTGTTTAAGGAGCTGTTCAATGCCGTCTGA
- a CDS encoding sodium-dependent transporter, producing the protein MGKFSKLGFILATLGSSIGLGHIWRFPYMVGHNGGSAFVLLYLALTLSLGIAMLLVEMLIGNLGKKDVVSNYQILDPKRKKYYPFTSFFILGGPLILSFYAVVLGWVLYYLFVVTFDLPKDLEQAKMQFSMLQNGSLIWPVIGFSACLLPTIWFVSRGIEEGIEKLNVVLMPLLFVIFIGLLIYAMTLESMPKALHFLFNFEIQKIDFKVVMDALGQMFFSLSLGVGTIITYSAFTPKKENLFKSSLLIVLPGILISLIAGVMIFTFVFEYHADVSQGPGLVFISLPLTFAKMGTSGQIVSLFFFMALVFAGITSTVSLIEPLALYLINRFNFSRTQASLWIGIVVYVLGVLVILSMNERYAKFLSFAHKSVFGWLDFITSSFLMPLGGLFSVLFVGWILNKENAFLATKHFFNTNAFKAWHFSVRFIAPVVILAIFILQFK; encoded by the coding sequence ATGGGAAAATTTTCTAAATTAGGCTTTATTTTAGCCACTTTGGGTAGCTCTATCGGTTTAGGGCATATCTGGCGCTTTCCTTATATGGTAGGCCATAATGGGGGGAGTGCGTTTGTGCTTTTATATCTAGCGCTAACCTTGAGTTTAGGCATTGCTATGCTTTTAGTGGAAATGCTGATTGGGAATTTGGGTAAAAAAGATGTTGTTTCTAATTATCAAATACTAGATCCTAAACGGAAAAAATATTACCCCTTCACTTCTTTTTTTATTTTAGGCGGCCCTCTCATTTTATCCTTTTATGCGGTGGTGTTAGGCTGGGTGCTTTACTATCTTTTTGTAGTCACTTTTGATTTGCCTAAAGATTTAGAGCAGGCTAAAATGCAATTTAGCATGCTCCAAAATGGCAGTTTAATCTGGCCTGTTATTGGCTTTAGCGCATGCTTATTGCCAACAATTTGGTTTGTTTCTAGGGGGATTGAAGAGGGGATTGAAAAATTAAATGTAGTGCTGATGCCGTTACTGTTTGTGATTTTCATAGGGCTTTTAATCTATGCGATGACTTTAGAAAGCATGCCTAAAGCTTTGCACTTTTTATTTAATTTTGAGATTCAAAAGATTGATTTTAAGGTTGTTATGGACGCTTTAGGGCAGATGTTCTTTTCTTTGAGTTTGGGGGTAGGCACGATTATTACTTATTCAGCTTTCACGCCCAAAAAAGAAAATCTGTTCAAAAGCTCTTTATTGATTGTCTTGCCCGGTATTTTAATCTCTTTGATTGCCGGGGTGATGATTTTTACCTTTGTGTTTGAATACCATGCAGATGTTTCTCAAGGGCCAGGGCTTGTTTTTATTTCCTTACCTTTGACTTTCGCTAAAATGGGAACAAGCGGGCAGATTGTTTCGCTTTTTTTCTTTATGGCGCTTGTTTTTGCCGGGATCACTTCTACGGTTTCTTTGATAGAGCCTTTAGCGCTTTATCTAATCAATCGTTTTAATTTTTCGCGCACTCAAGCGTCGCTATGGATAGGGATTGTTGTGTATGTTTTAGGCGTTTTAGTCATTCTTTCTATGAATGAACGATACGCTAAGTTTTTGAGTTTTGCTCATAAGAGCGTGTTTGGGTGGCTGGATTTCATCACTTCTTCATTTTTAATGCCTTTGGGAGGCTTGTTTTCAGTCTTGTTTGTAGGATGGATTTTAAATAAAGAAAACGCTTTTTTAGCCACGAAGCATTTCTTTAATACAAACGCTTTTAAAGCGTGGCATTTTAGCGTTCGTTTTATCGCGCCTGTAGTGATTTTAGCGATTTTCATCTTGCAATTTAAGTGA
- a CDS encoding sodium-dependent transporter, which translates to MGNHFSKLGFVLAALGSAIGLGHIWRFPYMTGVSGGGAFVLLFLFLSLSVGAAMFIAEMLLGQSTQKNVTEAFKELDINPKKRWKYAGLLLVSGPLILTFYGTILGWVLYYLVSISFNLPNSIQASEQIFNDTLQSIRLQSIGLLSVLLITGWIVSRGIKEGIEKLNLVLMPLLFATFFGLLFYAMSMDSFSKAFHFMFDFKPKDLTSQVFTYSLGQVFFSLSIGLGINVTYAAVTDKTQNLLKSTIWVVLSGILISLVAGLMIFTFVFEYGANVSQGTGLIFTSLPVVFGQMGAIGILVSVLFLLALAFAGITSTVALLEPSVMYLTEKYQYSRFKVTWGLVALIFIVGVVLIFSLHNDYKDSLTFFEKSLFDWLDFASSTIIMPLGGMATFIFMGWVLKKEKLRLLSAHFLGPKLFATWYFLLKYITPLIVFSIWLSKIY; encoded by the coding sequence ATGGGTAATCATTTTTCTAAATTAGGATTTGTTTTAGCCGCATTAGGAAGCGCGATAGGTTTAGGGCATATCTGGCGTTTCCCCTATATGACTGGGGTGAGTGGTGGGGGTGCTTTTGTTTTATTGTTTTTATTTTTATCTTTAAGCGTTGGCGCGGCGATGTTTATCGCTGAAATGCTATTAGGACAAAGCACGCAAAAAAATGTAACAGAAGCTTTTAAAGAGCTTGATATTAACCCTAAAAAACGCTGGAAATACGCAGGGCTTTTGCTTGTTTCTGGGCCTTTAATACTGACTTTTTATGGCACTATTTTAGGTTGGGTGCTTTATTATTTAGTGAGTATTAGTTTTAATTTACCTAATAGTATCCAAGCATCTGAACAAATCTTTAATGATACCTTACAATCCATTAGATTACAATCCATAGGGCTTCTTAGCGTTTTATTGATAACCGGATGGATCGTTTCTAGGGGGATTAAAGAAGGCATTGAAAAACTCAATTTGGTTTTAATGCCCTTACTCTTTGCTACTTTTTTTGGTTTGCTTTTTTATGCGATGAGCATGGATTCTTTTTCTAAAGCTTTTCATTTCATGTTTGATTTCAAACCAAAAGATTTGACTTCTCAAGTGTTCACTTATTCCTTGGGGCAAGTTTTCTTTTCTTTAAGCATAGGTTTAGGGATCAATGTCACTTATGCTGCGGTTACTGATAAAACGCAGAATTTGCTTAAAAGCACTATTTGGGTGGTTTTATCAGGGATTTTGATTTCTCTTGTGGCAGGGCTTATGATTTTCACTTTTGTGTTTGAATATGGGGCGAATGTCTCACAAGGCACAGGGTTAATCTTCACTTCTTTACCGGTGGTTTTTGGCCAAATGGGAGCGATAGGCATTCTTGTTTCAGTTCTTTTCTTGCTCGCGCTCGCTTTTGCTGGCATCACTTCTACGGTGGCTTTATTAGAGCCAAGCGTGATGTATCTTACCGAGAAGTATCAATACTCTCGTTTTAAGGTTACTTGGGGTCTTGTAGCGCTAATTTTTATCGTAGGCGTGGTGTTGATTTTTTCGCTTCATAACGATTATAAAGACTCACTCACTTTTTTTGAAAAAAGTCTTTTTGATTGGTTGGATTTTGCATCAAGCACCATTATCATGCCTTTAGGCGGGATGGCAACCTTTATTTTTATGGGCTGGGTTTTGAAAAAAGAAAAATTGCGTCTTTTGAGCGCACACTTTTTAGGCCCTAAATTGTTTGCAACTTGGTATTTCTTGCTTAAATACATCACCCCTTTAATTGTGTTTTCCATTTGGTTGAGCAAGATTTATTAA
- the rpmB gene encoding 50S ribosomal protein L28 → MAKRCALTFKGPMVGNHVSHANNKNKRRLLPNLRSIKIQLDDGTTKRIKVAASTLRTMRKGA, encoded by the coding sequence ATGGCAAAAAGATGTGCTTTAACTTTTAAAGGGCCTATGGTAGGCAATCATGTCAGTCATGCGAACAACAAAAACAAACGCCGCTTACTCCCTAACTTGCGATCGATTAAGATCCAATTAGACGACGGCACGACTAAACGCATTAAAGTGGCTGCTTCCACTTTAAGAACCATGCGTAAAGGGGCTTAG
- the murD gene encoding UDP-N-acetylmuramoyl-L-alanine--D-glutamate ligase: protein MKISLLGHGKTTLALGRFFRKNHNEVKFFDDQFTSSFKDSEGFVCYPSKDFNPNDSQLEIVSPGISFTHPLVIKAKHLVSEYDYIDSLFDLVFTPTIISISGTNGKTTTTEMLTMLLEDFKAVSGGNIGTPLIELFEKQSPLWVLETSSFSLHYTNKAYPLIYLLINVEADHLTWHCNFENYLNAKLKVLTLMPKTSLAILPLKFKEHSSVQNSQAQKIFFDKSEEVLERLKIPSNALFFKGAFLLDAALALLVYEQFLKIKNLKWQDYRENALKKLNAFKVGSHKMEEFRDKQGRLWVDDSKATNIDATLQALKTFKNQKIHLILGGDIKGVNLTPLFEEFKNYEISLYAIGSSASIIQALALEFNVSCRVCLELEKAVQEIKSVLSQNEIALLSPSAASLDQFSSYKERGEKFKAFVLKD, encoded by the coding sequence ATGAAAATCTCTTTATTGGGGCATGGCAAAACCACTCTAGCCTTAGGGCGTTTTTTTAGAAAAAACCATAACGAAGTCAAATTTTTTGACGACCAATTCACTTCATCTTTTAAAGATAGCGAGGGTTTTGTTTGCTATCCCAGTAAGGATTTCAACCCTAACGATTCCCAACTAGAGATAGTCAGCCCTGGCATCAGTTTCACGCACCCTTTAGTGATAAAAGCCAAGCATTTAGTGAGCGAATACGATTATATTGATAGCTTGTTTGATTTGGTTTTCACGCCTACTATAATAAGTATTAGCGGCACTAATGGTAAAACCACCACGACAGAAATGCTCACCATGCTTTTAGAAGATTTTAAGGCTGTGAGTGGGGGGAATATCGGCACGCCCTTGATTGAATTGTTTGAAAAACAATCGCCCTTATGGGTGCTAGAAACAAGCTCCTTTTCTTTGCACTACACCAATAAGGCTTACCCTTTAATCTACTTGCTCATCAATGTGGAAGCCGATCATTTGACTTGGCATTGCAATTTTGAAAATTATTTGAACGCTAAACTCAAGGTTTTAACATTGATGCCTAAAACTTCGCTCGCTATCCTCCCTTTAAAATTCAAAGAACATTCAAGCGTTCAAAACTCGCAAGCGCAAAAAATCTTTTTTGACAAAAGCGAAGAGGTTTTAGAGCGTTTAAAAATCCCTTCTAACGCCCTTTTTTTTAAGGGGGCGTTTTTATTAGACGCTGCCTTAGCCCTTTTAGTTTATGAGCAATTTTTAAAAATAAAGAATTTAAAATGGCAAGACTATAGAGAAAACGCCCTTAAAAAACTGAACGCTTTTAAAGTCGGCTCGCATAAAATGGAAGAATTTAGGGATAAACAAGGGCGTTTGTGGGTAGATGACAGCAAAGCCACGAATATTGATGCTACCTTGCAAGCTCTAAAAACCTTTAAAAACCAAAAAATCCATTTGATTTTAGGGGGCGATATTAAAGGGGTCAATTTAACCCCCCTTTTTGAAGAATTTAAAAATTATGAAATAAGCCTTTATGCGATAGGATCAAGCGCTTCTATCATCCAAGCCTTAGCGTTAGAATTTAATGTTTCTTGTCGGGTTTGTTTGGAGTTAGAAAAAGCGGTTCAAGAAATTAAAAGCGTTTTATCGCAAAATGAAATCGCTTTGCTTTCCCCAAGCGCGGCCAGTTTGGATCAATTTTCTTCGTATAAAGAAAGGGGTGAAAAATTTAAAGCGTTTGTTTTAAAAGATTAA
- a CDS encoding DUF493 family protein yields MPSDLKKPTIIYPCLWDYRVIMTTKDESALKEFLETYQRPFKLELKNTSKNAKFYSFNVSMEVSNEAERNEIFQKISQLDKVVHAL; encoded by the coding sequence ATGCCGTCTGATTTAAAAAAACCTACCATTATTTACCCTTGCCTTTGGGATTATAGGGTGATTATGACCACTAAAGATGAAAGTGCGTTAAAAGAGTTTTTAGAAACCTATCAACGCCCCTTTAAATTGGAATTAAAAAACACTTCTAAAAACGCTAAATTTTATAGCTTTAATGTTTCTATGGAAGTTTCAAACGAAGCAGAACGGAACGAGATTTTTCAAAAAATTTCACAATTAGACAAAGTGGTGCATGCGCTTTAA